A window of Pirellula sp. SH-Sr6A contains these coding sequences:
- the coaD gene encoding pantetheine-phosphate adenylyltransferase has translation MGLRPQIAVYTGSFDPVTLGHLHIIERSAQLYEALIIGIGVNSAKQSLFDTEERLELLRRVTSHLPHVSIEAFDGLAVDFVRSVGAKVMVRGVRPLTDIAGEFTMMMANRQLDPDIETVFLMADEEFAHVSSSLIKQIAALGHGRSLERFVPVSVIEPLMEKMRATGSR, from the coding sequence ATGGGTCTTCGCCCTCAGATCGCCGTTTATACCGGGTCCTTTGATCCGGTAACGCTCGGGCATCTCCACATCATTGAACGAAGTGCGCAGCTCTATGAGGCGCTCATTATCGGGATCGGTGTGAATTCGGCCAAGCAATCATTGTTCGACACCGAGGAACGTTTGGAGCTTCTGCGTCGGGTGACTTCGCACCTGCCGCATGTGAGCATCGAGGCCTTTGATGGTCTGGCAGTCGATTTCGTTCGCAGCGTGGGGGCGAAGGTGATGGTCCGTGGCGTCAGGCCTTTGACCGACATCGCGGGCGAGTTCACGATGATGATGGCGAACCGGCAGCTGGACCCCGATATCGAAACCGTCTTCTTGATGGCGGACGAAGAATTCGCGCACGTGTCCAGTTCGTTGATCAAGCAGATTGCTGCGCTCGGGCATGGCAGGTCGCTTGAACGGTTCGTTCCCGTCTCTGTTATCGAACCGCTGATGGAGAAGATGAGAGCAACTGGCTCTCGATGA
- a CDS encoding aminotransferase class V-fold PLP-dependent enzyme gives MPVTREWAYFDHAAVAPLPSMAADAGRVFLNQAEKSGDCCWPEWSAIATRLRGNAASLLHCEVEEIALVPNTTFAINLIASAFPWFSSRASSPRTEAARPNVVVIENEFSSNLLPWLELARSGVEVRVVPVDPSGIVSLDRLAERIDSATRLVSISWVGYSSGYRIDLPKVCELVHCRGAELFLDAIQGLGVFSCDVSQLPIDYLAADGHKWLLGPEGAGLLYIRRERLAKLENRMVGWNSVQGAHRFQNAEVQFKSDASRFEGGSANHLGIVCLDASLRLLLDLGVHLPCSGVATAVLENADLIEESLRSLGAIVYRDKEAAQRSATHCSGIISFEIEGKDPQSIRNALIRNKVVTSVRHGRLRVATHAYNNADDVQRLCDAIRS, from the coding sequence ATGCCGGTGACGCGTGAATGGGCTTACTTCGACCACGCTGCCGTCGCGCCACTCCCTTCCATGGCCGCGGACGCAGGGAGAGTTTTCTTGAATCAAGCCGAGAAGAGCGGGGATTGTTGCTGGCCGGAATGGTCGGCGATCGCAACCCGGCTGCGCGGAAACGCGGCTTCGCTCCTCCACTGCGAGGTCGAGGAAATCGCTCTGGTCCCCAACACCACCTTTGCGATCAACCTCATCGCCTCCGCATTCCCGTGGTTCTCTTCTCGCGCGAGTTCCCCACGGACCGAGGCGGCGCGGCCGAATGTGGTGGTCATTGAGAACGAGTTTTCGAGCAACTTGCTTCCATGGTTGGAGCTTGCTCGATCGGGGGTCGAGGTCCGCGTGGTGCCGGTGGATCCATCGGGGATCGTGTCCCTCGATCGATTGGCAGAACGAATCGATTCCGCGACGCGACTGGTGAGCATTAGCTGGGTGGGCTATTCGTCCGGTTATCGAATCGATTTACCGAAGGTTTGCGAACTTGTGCACTGCCGCGGTGCTGAATTGTTCCTGGATGCGATCCAGGGGCTCGGGGTGTTTTCGTGCGATGTGTCCCAACTTCCCATCGATTATCTGGCAGCCGATGGACACAAATGGTTGCTCGGGCCCGAAGGAGCCGGGCTTCTCTACATTCGCCGGGAGCGCCTCGCGAAACTGGAGAATCGCATGGTGGGGTGGAACTCGGTGCAAGGAGCACATCGGTTTCAAAATGCTGAAGTTCAATTCAAGTCCGATGCTTCGCGCTTCGAAGGAGGCTCTGCCAATCATCTCGGTATTGTGTGTTTGGATGCGAGTTTGCGACTCCTTTTAGACCTTGGAGTCCATCTTCCCTGCAGTGGTGTTGCGACGGCCGTACTCGAGAACGCAGACCTCATCGAAGAGTCCCTCCGAAGCTTGGGGGCCATCGTGTATCGGGATAAGGAGGCCGCGCAACGATCTGCTACGCATTGCAGCGGAATCATTTCGTTTGAAATCGAGGGTAAGGATCCGCAATCGATTCGAAATGCACTTATTCGGAACAAAGTGGTTACAAGTGTTCGTCACGGACGTTTGCGCGTCGCGACGCATGCCTACAATAACGCGGATGACGTTCAGCGGCTTTGCGATGCGATTCGGTCCTAG
- a CDS encoding alpha/beta hydrolase, translating into MKYDPEAWSFSRPCLGGLNTAFILPAKAAPRYLVTLMHGFGAPGTDLVNLFDDLLYYMPDNTAPFGFLCPEGPIDLEEQGIPDGRAWWPLNMAQLMLMSATNSFDAMRETVPPELDGAREQLQTCIDEARKSIASDFQLEDTLPVVLGGFSQGAMLATDTALRGSLKNVAGLIAYSGALICESHWRRTSNPVRNLPLIQSHGRLDNILPFATGQWLYELLSELGFDGKLLEFDGPHTIPSEAILQTAKMLHTIGA; encoded by the coding sequence ATGAAATACGATCCCGAAGCTTGGTCGTTCTCTCGACCTTGCTTGGGAGGTTTGAACACGGCGTTCATCCTCCCCGCGAAAGCAGCACCGCGTTACTTGGTCACGTTGATGCATGGCTTCGGAGCACCGGGTACCGATCTCGTCAATCTCTTTGACGATCTTCTCTACTACATGCCCGACAACACCGCCCCGTTTGGGTTCCTTTGCCCGGAAGGCCCGATCGATCTGGAGGAGCAAGGCATTCCGGACGGACGTGCTTGGTGGCCTCTCAACATGGCGCAGCTCATGTTGATGTCCGCAACCAACTCCTTCGATGCCATGCGCGAGACCGTCCCACCCGAATTGGATGGCGCACGGGAGCAACTGCAAACTTGCATCGACGAAGCGAGAAAATCCATCGCATCCGACTTCCAATTGGAGGATACCCTTCCTGTGGTATTGGGAGGGTTTTCTCAAGGAGCCATGCTCGCGACCGATACCGCGCTGCGAGGTTCGCTCAAAAACGTCGCGGGTTTGATCGCCTACTCCGGTGCACTGATTTGTGAATCACACTGGCGCAGAACTTCCAACCCGGTTCGCAATTTACCTCTCATCCAGAGCCATGGTCGCTTGGACAACATCCTTCCGTTCGCGACGGGGCAGTGGCTTTATGAGTTGCTCTCCGAACTTGGTTTCGACGGGAAACTGCTCGAGTTCGATGGTCCGCATACCATCCCGAGCGAAGCCATCTTGCAGACGGCGAAAATGCTGCACACGATCGGAGCCTAG